The nucleotide sequence CAGATTATTAAGGGCAACATGATGCATGAAGCTTTTGCCAATGCGGGGTCCTAGGAAAGGTTTATTGAATGCAATTTTATCCTGGTAAGAGGTTGTTAAAATAAAATATCCATTAACCATAATTTTCTATTGCACCAATGACCAAACATTGGAaaacatgaaaaatattttcagtgaAACAAATAGAGCCTTAGTCTCCCTCCTAATATTAACTCCAGAGCCTTACTCCCTCCTAATATTAACTCCTTATCTCAGGTGTTGATGTTGGAACCATAATCAATCAATTTGATTTTGCAACTTCTCATAAGTTTCATCACAACCTTGCAAACCTAGAAATAAAATTTCTTCTGTGAAGGAAACTTTATCAAGATCTCCACCAACTTCATCTTTTGAAGATTTCTCTCCTGAAGATGTTATCAAGTTCAATGCAACCTTTGATCCAGAGCACTGTCATCAAGCTTCTCAACTTTTATTCTAATAGCGTCTTTATCTTCATTGTTATCAAATGTCTAATTcagtttgttttttttctttctttttttatttaattagttGTACATAAATAGTATCTATCTCCTGCTTGAGCAAAAAATACAGTTTGTAGCTCCATTAATTCTATGTGATGGGTTGGTCCCACATTAGGTAATTGAGTTATATAGAGTACCCTGTAGAGTGCGACAAATTTGatgtaatgatttttttttataataaaatagtaCTTTATACATCTCAACTAAGTCATACTCATTCCATTTAATTACTGTTAAACTGCTTCAAGTATTTATTCAATATGACAAATGGTCGTTATtggttttcaaaaatataattggaTTTTGTACATAGTGTAGCATAGAGCTAGATGTTTTATGGAACTACAGTTGGTGGCAGATGAGTTTGCTTGATTGGTTCAAGTTGCTTTTGACAGTCGATATTTGCTTTAAACATTGATCTTGAACTTTATCAATGAGTATTTTAGGAAATATAGACATTTTAGAAAAGTCTGCAGAGTGAAGGGAGGAGAAACAATGAGTATATAAGATTCTTATCATTCTATTGCAAACACATTTCATCCAATTATTTGCTAGACTAATTAAATTAATGTTCATCACGTGTACTATCAGATCATTGCTAAGATGGCTGCTGCAAATGGAGTTAGACGTGTTTGGATTGGAAAAGATAGTCTTCTCTCAACACCAGCAGTTTCTGCAGTCATACGTGAAAGAGTTGGTGCTGATGTTAGTGCCTCTATACTGTTTATAAATCACATCTATTTTATGGTGGTTTTAGACGAGTTATTGCCTTTTCTCCTGCTAAAATAAAAAATGCATTAATTCCCTGGTTTTTGATTCTCTTACTTCAGGGATCAAAGGCCACTGGAGCTTTTATCTTGACCGCAAGTCACAACCCAGGAGGTCCACATGAGGTATATTTCTTTTCATATTGCCTTTTCACCATATGTAAACATTCTATTTGGTCTCGCCTTTTAGTTAACTAGTGGCAGCATTGCTTTCTTAATGGGGTATGCAGAGTGATGCTACATTTTTTTCTTCCAGTTGTAAGATATGGATGGATATGTAATATGTCTTGAACTGTGGCTTGTTTATTCTTCTTGTAAAGTTAATCAAGAACCAATTTGCTATGGCTTGCAATGAAAGTACAGTCCATCATTAGCTTTTAAAATCTACATAATATCTTTTGAACTAGCTGGACCTGGACCTGGACCTGGACCTGGACTTAGGAACTTTCTATGTACTATCTTTTGGATTAGTTTGAGACTTGTTCGCCAAATATTTTAGGCAGGGCTTCCTAGACATCATAAGTACACAATTGAAAGATCTAGGATGGATGCCTTCCTAGACATCATAAATCATAATACAATATTGAAAGATGAGAAGTCTTAGCTGGTCCTCTTTTTAGATGTAAAAGTAGTCATGTTTAGtctttatatttttcattaattagtcacaaatcTACATTCTACCATTAAATTACTTCTCAACTAACTCCTAATGGTTGGATTTCTTTCtattatattattttcttttatgttttcTTTACCTATATGTTATCACTTTATCCATAATGCTTTATCAAGTTCAATCTAGTTAAAACTTCAAATCATAAGATTTAGTATTAAGGGTAATTAAAAAGGTAATGCACCTGCAATTCCCAACTATTGGATGACTTGTGATTCATGCAACTTCTGATATTGATATATTTACAATCTTTTTGTTTATCTTTCTTTTGACACTGATGTTTAATCTGTTCAATTAACAATTGGACTTTGGTTTTACTAGGATTTTGGAATAAAGTACAACATGGAAAATGGTGGGCCTGCTCCTGAAGCTATCACTGACAAGATCTATGCCAATACTACAACAATAAAGGAATATTTCATTGCAGAAGATCTTCCTGATGTATGTTCTATGTTATACGGTTCTCTTTTTGGTATCTTTGATTGCAAACTTGATAAAAGTTTGATGACGAGTAAACTATTTTGCAGATTGATATTTCTGTTACAAGTGTAAGCAGCTTCTCTGGACCTGAAGGTCCATTTGATGTGGATGTCTTTGACTCCACCACTGACTATGTTAAACTTATGAAGTAAGTTTTTGTCTTGTTACTGTGGGTACGGTAATATATATGCTAGGGTTTTTTTATTGTAGCAATACTTTGAACTTTgtttcatgatgtttctttaattttttaatgatGATCAATGTATACCATAGTGGAGCAAGGATGCTATAGTGCACAGAATGTTGCTCTGGAATGGGAATATCtttaaataatttgaaatattttattttccataTATTACATTCATGTATTATCTTCAGGTCCATTTTTGACTTCCAGTCTATTCAAAAGCTGCTTGTGAGTCCAAAGTTCACATTCTGGTATGTAGTTTAACTTCTTTGCTGGTATCTTTGATTTTGCACTGCTTATCTTACTTTGGTTATCTACTGTTTTCAGCTATGATGCACTCCATGGTGTCGCTGGGATTTATGCAAAACGTATTTTCATTGATGAACTTGGTGCAAATGAATCTTCACTTTTAAATTGCACGCCTAAGGTTTCTTGATTTCTCTTTAGTGATATCTCTTACTTTATAATCTGAGATTATGCACTTATATTCTATTAAGCATTGATCATTGTTAAATAGGAAGACTTTGGAGGTGGGCATCCAGATCCTAACTTGACCTATGCAAAAGAATTGGTTGAAAGAATGGGATTgggaaaatcaagctctaaagATGAACCACCTGAGTTTGGTGCAGCTGCTGATGGTGATGCTGATAGAAACATGGTCCTTGGTAAAAGGTATTTTGGGTTTCAATAGATAAGATTGGCAAACCTACTATGGGGATGATCCAGAGTTCTTATCCTGCATCACTAGGTTTTTTGTCACTCCATCAGACTCTGTTGCTATAATTGCTGCCAATGCAGTCGATGCTATACCATACTTTACCTCTGGTTTGAAAGGGGTGGCCAGGTAATGAAGTTCTTTTCATGTGCAATAATCAGCTGCGGTATCTGTCTTTTTTGCTATTTTATTCTGATGCTGAAAGTATGATTACTGCAAGCTGAGACAGCTGagtaaaatattgaaattttaTATTACTGAATTAAAATGCAACACCAAAATTCTTTTTGGCCACAATATCCTGTGATGTATTGATCACATATGATACACACAATTTCACATATTTAGCAACTTTTTCGAGTCCTTAGTCTTCACTGCTAACTTTGCTCATCTGGTCTTCAGGAGTATGCCTACATCTGCTGCTCTTGATGTAGTGGCACAGAATCTGAAACTCAGATTTTTTGAGGTGGGTATTTCATGGAAATCAAAGTTTTTGTGAAAAAGAGTTAAAACATAAGCTGGCATATTTCAGGTACCTACTGGATGGAAATTTTTTGGCAACTTGATGGATGCTGGAATGTGTTCAATTTGTGGTGAAGAGAGCTTTGGGACAGGTTTGTTAAATCCTTTTATTCCCTCTATGCATTTTGGTTGTAAAATGTAGGCTGTCTTTCCATTATTCTTGTAATAAAAAACTGCTAGCTAGCTTTCAAACACAACATATTGTTGTCATGTATATCATGTTTATTGGGGCAAACTTGGTACATCTTCAAGGGGGGATCAGTGGTCATTTCTTTGAGTGGATTTTTATTGAGAAATGCTGATCAATCATTGTCCTTGTTCACACTCCAATGCATAATTATGCATCCATCTGGAGATCGAACTCAAACTGGAGTTTACATGCCTATGTTACTCAAATTTGGATATATGTACTTGACATGGGTGTGGAGTTTAACTTGGATTGTCATCATGTGACATAGATATGGAGGGGTAAGATGCAGAGTCCAACATATTAGAGAACATGACTATGGGTTCAATTAGTTGAATTGGTCAGACCCTGTTGGCTTTAAAACTGACATCTTAAATATGATTTGTTTTTGACACAacgtattttatataaatttagcaaaatattaaaataaagataAACCTACTTGAAGATATGAAAACTTATGTTCAATAAAATAATATCTAAACAAGATTTCCATTTGTTCTAGTATATCATCATAAAATACAAATATATTATGATGGCCTAAACAAGATTATTTTTTAACATGCAGTAGTAAATATTCAatcttgattttaaaaaatt is from Zingiber officinale cultivar Zhangliang chromosome 7B, Zo_v1.1, whole genome shotgun sequence and encodes:
- the LOC122006525 gene encoding phosphoglucomutase, cytoplasmic 2, which produces MGVFTVTRKETTPFDGQKPGTSGLRKKVTVFKQPHYLHNFVQSTFNALPADKVKGATIVVSGDGRYFSKDAVQIIAKMAAANGVRRVWIGKDSLLSTPAVSAVIRERVGADGSKATGAFILTASHNPGGPHEDFGIKYNMENGGPAPEAITDKIYANTTTIKEYFIAEDLPDIDISVTSVSSFSGPEGPFDVDVFDSTTDYVKLMKSIFDFQSIQKLLVSPKFTFCYDALHGVAGIYAKRIFIDELGANESSLLNCTPKEDFGGGHPDPNLTYAKELVERMGLGKSSSKDEPPEFGAAADGDADRNMVLGKRFFVTPSDSVAIIAANAVDAIPYFTSGLKGVARSMPTSAALDVVAQNLKLRFFEVPTGWKFFGNLMDAGMCSICGEESFGTGSDHIREKDGIWAVLAWLSILAFKNKDNLDGKKLITVEDIVRGHWATYGRHYYTRYDYENVDAGGAKALMAHLVNLQASLPNLNKVIKEIRSDVSDAAQADEFEYKDPVDGSISKHQGIRFLFADGSRLVYRLSGTGSVGATIRVYIEQYENDSTKTGRDSQEALSPLVEVAIKLSKMEEFTGRSAPTVIT